The nucleotide sequence GCTCTCGGGTATTTCCGCCGGGCGCTGTCCGCGCTGAAAGAAGCTCCCGAGACCGGAGAAGAACGAGGTGGGGAGCAACTGCAGGGTGGGACTAGGAGGGTTTCGTTGGGCATAAATTCCAggacaggaagggaaattttcatGGGTCCCCAGGGCGAAGGGACTTAGTCTCACCTCCCATACCCTCTTTAGcgctcccccctctctccctcactcggTTAACTGATGGAACATAAACTCTTTTCCTCTCAGtctctaaaatatttcttttcttgtctatCCAGAACTGATGGTGCACAATGTTTTGAAGGAAGTGGAGGCTCAGGCCCTAGCCTTGGCCACACACAGGACTGGCAGTGAGATTATGCAGGAACTGTTGGGATTCAGTCCCCTGAAACCGCTCTGTCGAGTCTGGGCTGCTTTGCGCTCCAGCTTGCGCTCTGTGGCTTGTCATCGATGCGGGGTGCATGTATTGCAGAGTGCTTTGCTGCAGCTGCCTCGATTGCTGGGGAGCCCggcacaggaggaggaggaggacttggaggaggaggagaatggcAAGGATGGTCCCTTGGAGACCCTGGAGGAGCTGGTTTTGGGACTAGCCTCTGAAGTGTGTGatgattttcctttttactgTGGAGACATACATGCCAGCTTCGTGGTTAGAACTCTGCTGCAGGTGTTGGGAGGGACTCTTCTGGAGTCTGAGAGAACCAGACACCGTGGCTCTCAGTCACCTGGTAAGTATTACAAGAGAGGAAAGTGGACCTAGAGGAGAGTTTAGGAAGTCCAAAAGGAGAGAGTAAGCAGAGGAGTAATTCCTCATGACTTTGAAGAATTAGCAGAGAAATGAGAACAAAGCTTAACAAACCAAAAATTAGTGTGAACAAAGGCCCAGAGGTGAGGCTGCATCTGTGTGTTTGAGGGACAGCTAGTGGAATGGGGTAATTCATTTGGGCAATGGATGTCAATTTCTTTTTGACCACaacttatgtaattttttttaaaaacatcaccgAACTgcctatgtgtatgtatatagataCTGGACTCAAACCAGAACTTTGAGAAACAATATTATTAATTGAtatttttcctctgattttatttatttatttgatagagatgcagcaagagagggaacacgagcagggtcagagggagagggagaagcaggcttcccgccaaccAGGGAGCCCATTGCATGGCTCAGtcctaggaacctgggatcatgacctgagttgaaggcaggcagacacttaatgactgaaccacccaggcgccccttctctgttttattttattctgttttgttccattgaaaAAGACCTGGTTAAGATCCACTAAAGTGATTTCATGATGCAGTCATAGGCAGTgccctacattttaaaaaactctggGAAATAAGGTTAGAGTTTAAAGGAGGCCTGATTTCTGAACAGCTTGAATTCCTGATTGAGAGTTTGGCCTATCTCTTGTGGACCACTGGAGAGCTggttgaaatttagaaaaattaaaacagaaacatggTCTCAGTTCAGTCATCCAGATGAGAAGACAGATTCATACATATGCTGCATCTCCAAGCCAAATCTTTGATCACCTATGGACTCATTCTCCCTCCTGTTGGTCCTTTTTGATCCCAGAACTGCACaggtttttgttcttctttcagaTGCACAAAGGGTCCCGGCTCGGGAATGTAAGCCAACTGATTTTGAGGTCCCTGAAACTTTCTTGAATTGCCTTCAGGACCTGAGCTCTTGCTTCCTGAAGGACATTGCTGGTAAGGAGGCTAAGAGAAGGAGGGTCTAGGACCCATTTTTCTGGAGGTGATTGTCATCATGCAAAGCCCTAACTTAGATCAGTCATATTTCTCTTCGAATCTGATCTGGTTTATATTGCAGACTTTGTATAGAGCCTTTATGTCTATAGTCCCTGGTACCTTACTGTTTGAGGTTTGAGATTGTACACATTGTCTGGATTTTGGAAGAGCTGTTTTGATTATTTCTGCTCTCTCCATAGTATTTATCACTGACAAGATCTCCAGCTTCTGCCTTCAAGTGGCCTTACAAGTCTTACACCGCAAACTGCCCCAGTTTTGTGCTCATGTCTGCAGTGCTGTGATCAGCTATCTGAGTAGCCGCAACCCCTCAGCAGATGGCAGGTATGCTCAGACTGTGTGAAGTGAATGGAGTGACGCGGGTATTTTAGGTGAAGTAGAGTAAGGCTGCCTGATCACCTTCTCCTTGTCCATAGCCCCCTGCTGCTATTTCTGCGGGATCAGACAAGCTCCAGACTCCTGGAGCAGGTCCTGCTGGTATTGGAGCCCCTGAGGCTCCAGAGCCTCTTTGAAGATCACTTCCAAGGGCAGCTACAGGCCCTGGCTGCACACCCAATTGCCAACTTCCCTTTGCAGCGTTTACTGGATGCTGTTACTACCCCTGAGCTGGTGAGTTGAGAATGGGGCTGGATCTCTTTCTGTACCCTGTTGTTTCTGCTAGTTCTTGTTCATTGGGCTTTATTTTATCGTGTGCCTACCTCGGTGTCTCTGACTGTGTGCTGGCCGTTCCCTTGGAAAGGTTATTCCTGGGGTTTTCTCAGAGCTTAGGACAAAAGTACCTTCTTCCCAGAAAGGATTTGCGTTAGCTTCTCAAGTGCCTGGCAGGAGACTGGCTTAATCCAGATTTGCAGCTTGAGGTTCCATGGTCCATTCAGACCCTGGCTACTTAGCGACAGATCTGTATGAGTGCTGGAGCTGTGGCCACagcttctttttgcttttgctgcttaGCACCAATGCATGCTTGCCTGTGACCTCATGGGTTGGGAGTTGGAATAAGAAGGGCATATTTAATTCCACTATTCTCTTATCTGAGAGGGTGGCTATTTAAAGTACCCTGCTCCCCCCAAGTGAGGGGGTACCTCGAAGACTGCAtcctggtcctggactttgtgTGACCAAACCAAAATGCTGCTATTGGCAATGTTTATCTaatgtttttagttttcagtaGGATTTCTCTGAATAACTTAGTCCACTGGTACAAAATGCCAAATattcttctttctgtgtctctcctcAGCTGTCACCTGTGTTTGAGGAGCTGAGCCCTGCCCTGGAAGCTGTGCTGGCTCAAGGTCACCCAGGGGTGGTCATTGCCCTTGTGGGGGCCTGTCGCAGAGTTGGGGCCCACCAAGCCCAGGTCCTGCAGCTGTTGCTGGAGGTGATGTTACTCCCCACCTGTTTATGCCCTCCATTCAAATTCTTATCTTTGGTGGTTGTATCGCTGGTCTCAGAAGGTCTCATTCCTGAGGAGTTCACAGATATGGAGCAAAATGAAGCCAAACCCATCTCATAGCCATGGCATGAAAATTGTCTCCTAGGACTAAGCAACTTAAAGACTAAATGTTTGTTCAGCCTTGTCATGTGCATAGAGGCTGGGGATACAGCAAGGCAGATGAGATCCTGCCCTTTCCCACAGTTTATACTCCTACGTCTCTTGAATGCTTTCCCCTGTCTACAGAGTCGGGGTTAGGGATGGAGTTGTTCTCAGATTCATCATGTTTTGTCTTCCCCTCTAGGCCTTCCACTGTGCAGAGCCCTCTTCCCGGCAAGTGGCCTGTGTGCCTCTCTTCGCCACTCTGATGGCTTATGAGGTGTACTATGGactgctggaggaggagggggcggtGCCTGCAGAGCACCAGGTGAGGTAGGAGCAGGGCCAAGCCAGTGACTAACTGGGGGCCAGGGTTTAAAAAGTCCTTCACCCTTGTGGTGAGGGTGTTGAGGTCTCTGGCTTCATCCAGGCAGATATGGCAGTTCAGTGGCTGTCTCCTaatgccctctctctgtccttccaggTGGACGTGGCCACAGCCAGGGCCCTGGGGGACGTGACAGTCCTGGGGTCCCTCCTGCTCCAgcatctgttgcatttctctagtCCTGGTATCATACTTCAAAGTCTGTGTGCCTTGACGGGACCACAGCTTCTGACTCTAGCCCAGAGCCCTGCTGGCTCACACGTGCTTGATGCTGTCTTGAGCAGCCCCTCTGTGACACGCAAGCAGCGCCGCCGTGTGCTGAAGACCCTAAAGGTTCTGTGCCCCCACCAGCATCCATTTATGAGAACATGAGCTTGCCCCAGTACTGCCcttcagagtcagagagagaatatGTAGTTCTCAGATTCTCTTGACTCTACCTGTAGACTTCGGAAACTTCACTTCCCCCTTGCCCTCCCCAGCACACCTTTGTGGACTGCCCTAAGGGGACCTACCTTGCTTGTCTCACTGCAGGGACAATATGTGGCTCTGGCTTGTAGTTGCCATGGCAGCCGTGTACTAGATGCCATCTGGAGTGGAGCAGCTTTGGGAGCCCGGAAGGAAATTGCTACTGAGCTGGGTGAG is from Mustela lutreola isolate mMusLut2 chromosome 7, mMusLut2.pri, whole genome shotgun sequence and encodes:
- the NOP9 gene encoding nucleolar protein 9 isoform X2, coding for MGLGPRSPNKAGRRFPAGGKRGRGAKGSGRPRPGRQRPSSSPPDGSSEPALDAHSHLSCEALGYFRRALSALKEAPETGEERELMVHNVLKEVEAQALALATHRTGSEIMQELLGFSPLKPLCRVWAALRSSLRSVACHRCGVHVLQSALLQLPRLLGSPAQEEEEDLEEEENGKDGPLETLEELVLGLASEVCDDFPFYCGDIHASFVVRTLLQVLGGTLLESERTRHRGSQSPDAQRVPARECKPTDFEVPETFLNCLQDLSSCFLKDIAVFITDKISSFCLQVALQVLHRKLPQFCAHVCSAVISYLSSRNPSADGSPLLLFLRDQTSSRLLEQVLLVLEPLRLQSLFEDHFQGQLQALAAHPIANFPLQRLLDAVTTPELLSPVFEELSPALEAVLAQGHPGVVIALVGACRRVGAHQAQVLQLLLEAFHCAEPSSRQVACVPLFATLMAYEVYYGLLEEEGAVPAEHQGQYVALACSCHGSRVLDAIWSGAALGARKEIATELGERNQELMRDPFGHHVARNVALTTFLKRREAWEQQQGAVAKRRRALNSILED
- the NOP9 gene encoding nucleolar protein 9 isoform X1 — encoded protein: MGLGPRSPNKAGRRFPAGGKRGRGAKGSGRPRPGRQRPSSSPPDGSSEPALDAHSHLSCEALGYFRRALSALKEAPETGEERELMVHNVLKEVEAQALALATHRTGSEIMQELLGFSPLKPLCRVWAALRSSLRSVACHRCGVHVLQSALLQLPRLLGSPAQEEEEDLEEEENGKDGPLETLEELVLGLASEVCDDFPFYCGDIHASFVVRTLLQVLGGTLLESERTRHRGSQSPDAQRVPARECKPTDFEVPETFLNCLQDLSSCFLKDIAVFITDKISSFCLQVALQVLHRKLPQFCAHVCSAVISYLSSRNPSADGSPLLLFLRDQTSSRLLEQVLLVLEPLRLQSLFEDHFQGQLQALAAHPIANFPLQRLLDAVTTPELLSPVFEELSPALEAVLAQGHPGVVIALVGACRRVGAHQAQVLQLLLEAFHCAEPSSRQVACVPLFATLMAYEVYYGLLEEEGAVPAEHQVDVATARALGDVTVLGSLLLQHLLHFSSPGIILQSLCALTGPQLLTLAQSPAGSHVLDAVLSSPSVTRKQRRRVLKTLKGQYVALACSCHGSRVLDAIWSGAALGARKEIATELGERNQELMRDPFGHHVARNVALTTFLKRREAWEQQQGAVAKRRRALNSILED